A single window of Pyrus communis chromosome 10, drPyrComm1.1, whole genome shotgun sequence DNA harbors:
- the LOC137747969 gene encoding mitochondrial pyruvate carrier 1-like, giving the protein MAEKNSVLPSGCSTMAVKTGLADMNKPPEMISGNMTAAMCIYSALFMRFAWMVQPRNYLLLACHVSNETVQLYQLSRWARGQG; this is encoded by the exons ATGGCTGAAAAGAATTCAGTTTTACCATCAGGGTGTTCAACTATGGCTGTCAAGACT GGATTGGCGGATATGAACAAACCTCCAGAAATGATTTCTGGCAATATGACAGCAG CAATGTGCATTTATTCAGCATTGTTTATGAGATTCGCGTGGATGGTACAGCCTCGCAACTATCTGCTTTTGGCATGCCATGTCTCAAATGAGACTGTCCAACTCTATCAGCTCTCTCGCTGGGCGAGGGGTCAGGGGTAA